A stretch of the Haloplanus aerogenes genome encodes the following:
- a CDS encoding NAD(P)/FAD-dependent oxidoreductase gives MSDERRRAAILGGSVSGLAMAEGLRELSAFDEIVVFERQEYSDKRVDCGEAINDSTLIPLEKTPENGFVNDVRGFDLRIYEGTDRPQSADPIATSKLRCDPGYICERDRVERRWAERLREVGVEFRTGRSVSIAEYEDIVDAYEYVFDATGQPALTLKARDRTTDYTGDMVALNATVDGDFADYADWPRIFFEGYVGYAWSFPKSATRANVGIGWAGEQRPDDYLEALAEAAERCGFPVPDRSQVNVYTIPRGPSLSPENVYFPDDNVFLIGDAAGIANRYQGEGICQGIRSAYLLRDLLEEGAEATYPERLYELMRSEYRLAHLMRGAWVEHEDPYLLGAVAEALEGLTIDEITRRPSAVVTRLARQPSTLLKLGLNPGILRRVYDAYRDSWEYDAPRNNA, from the coding sequence ATGAGTGACGAACGACGCCGTGCGGCAATACTCGGCGGATCCGTCTCCGGCTTGGCCATGGCCGAGGGGTTACGGGAACTCTCGGCGTTCGACGAGATCGTCGTGTTCGAACGGCAGGAGTACAGCGACAAACGCGTCGACTGTGGGGAAGCGATCAACGACTCGACGCTCATCCCCCTCGAAAAGACGCCGGAAAACGGATTCGTCAACGACGTTCGGGGGTTCGACCTCCGCATCTACGAGGGCACTGACCGCCCTCAGTCGGCCGACCCCATCGCAACGTCGAAACTCCGATGCGACCCGGGCTACATCTGTGAACGGGATCGGGTCGAACGCCGGTGGGCCGAACGACTCCGCGAGGTGGGCGTCGAATTTCGGACGGGACGATCCGTCTCCATCGCCGAGTACGAAGACATCGTCGACGCGTACGAGTACGTGTTCGACGCGACCGGGCAGCCGGCGCTGACGCTCAAAGCCCGTGACCGAACGACGGACTACACGGGGGATATGGTGGCGTTGAACGCGACGGTCGACGGCGACTTCGCGGACTACGCCGACTGGCCACGCATCTTCTTCGAGGGGTACGTCGGCTACGCGTGGTCGTTCCCGAAATCGGCCACCCGAGCGAACGTCGGGATCGGATGGGCGGGGGAGCAGCGGCCGGACGACTACCTCGAAGCCCTGGCCGAGGCCGCCGAGCGATGTGGATTCCCCGTGCCCGACCGGAGTCAGGTCAACGTCTACACCATCCCACGAGGACCGAGTCTCTCTCCCGAGAACGTGTATTTCCCCGACGACAACGTGTTCCTGATCGGTGATGCCGCCGGCATCGCCAACCGGTATCAGGGTGAAGGTATCTGTCAGGGGATTCGCTCGGCCTACCTCCTCAGGGACCTCCTCGAGGAGGGTGCCGAAGCGACGTATCCCGAGCGACTCTACGAACTGATGCGCTCGGAGTACCGGCTGGCACATCTCATGCGGGGCGCCTGGGTGGAGCACGAGGACCCGTACCTGCTCGGCGCCGTCGCGGAGGCGCTGGAGGGGTTGACCATCGACGAGATTACGCGGCGTCCGTCCGCCGTCGTCACCCGTCTGGCGCGCCAGCCGTCGACCCTGCTCAAACTGGGACTCAACCCCGGAATACTTCGTCGTGTCTACGACGCCTATCGTGATTCTTGGGAGTACGACGCTCCACGGAACAATGCCTGA
- a CDS encoding ring-cleaving dioxygenase: protein MTDPTPTPGIHHVTCIAGDPQRNMDFWVGTLGLRLVKRSINQDDPGTYHFFFADAAGTPGTSMTFFPWTDLPQGKVGSGQVSRTAFRVPEGSLDYWEGRFDEYGVSYGDRVERFGETVLPFTDPDNLPVELVEVEIPDDDPTVPWTEFVPAEYAIRGFHSVTLWLADPEPTMELLRTMGLEETGTEQAQGDTPGDERTRFAATGPVGQYVDVLPTIEGGRQGHGTVHHVAFQTPTDEDQSSMRSAVRSRGLNPTQQIDRHWFRSVYFREHGGVLFELATNGPGYDSDEPLDDLGGRLVLPGRFEDRREEIEAGLPDVTIPRAETAEVDD, encoded by the coding sequence ATGACCGATCCGACGCCCACACCGGGCATCCACCACGTCACGTGTATCGCCGGCGACCCCCAGCGGAACATGGATTTCTGGGTCGGGACGCTCGGCCTCCGACTCGTCAAGCGCTCGATCAACCAGGACGATCCCGGTACCTACCACTTCTTCTTCGCGGACGCGGCGGGGACGCCCGGGACGAGCATGACCTTCTTCCCGTGGACCGACCTCCCGCAGGGGAAGGTCGGGAGCGGACAGGTCTCCCGGACCGCCTTCCGCGTCCCCGAGGGGAGTCTGGACTACTGGGAGGGCCGATTCGACGAGTACGGCGTCTCGTACGGCGACCGCGTCGAGCGATTCGGCGAGACGGTCCTCCCTTTCACCGACCCGGACAACCTGCCGGTCGAACTCGTCGAAGTCGAGATCCCGGACGACGATCCCACCGTCCCGTGGACCGAGTTCGTCCCCGCGGAGTACGCCATCCGCGGCTTCCACTCGGTGACGCTCTGGCTCGCGGACCCGGAGCCGACGATGGAACTGCTTCGGACGATGGGACTGGAGGAGACCGGCACCGAGCAGGCACAGGGCGACACGCCCGGCGACGAGCGCACGCGATTCGCCGCTACCGGTCCCGTCGGCCAGTACGTCGACGTGCTCCCGACCATCGAGGGCGGGCGGCAGGGCCACGGGACGGTCCACCACGTCGCCTTCCAGACGCCGACCGACGAGGATCAGTCGTCGATGCGGTCGGCCGTCCGGTCTCGTGGATTGAACCCGACCCAACAGATCGACCGCCACTGGTTCCGCTCGGTCTACTTCCGGGAACACGGCGGCGTCCTCTTCGAACTCGCGACGAACGGGCCGGGCTACGACAGCGACGAACCGCTCGACGACCTCGGCGGTCGACTCGTCCTCCCCGGGCGCTTCGAGGATCGGCGCGAGGAGATCGAGGCCGGACTGCCGGACGTGACGATTCCGCGAGCGGAGACGGCCGAAGTCGACGACTGA
- a CDS encoding AAA family ATPase, whose amino-acid sequence MSENPFADTTESDLLAAFDATDYVAGDDIVTTVLLALRLGRPLLIEGEPGAGKTELAKALAEGFDTDLVRLQCYEGLTAENALYEWNYTKQLLAVQADEHGVSGDDSVFTEEYLLERPLVRALSDDHDRPPVLLIDEIDRADEEFEALLLEVLSDFQVSIPELGTVSTDRPPVVVITSNRTRGLSDALKRRCLYLHVEPPSFEKERNIVERKVPELDGAVAAELCGVTQRLREEPFRKHPGVAETLDWARAVAELRAVDDDDSLTPREIEHTLGCLLKEVEDIERVDGTLLEALVESARSARIEAGTG is encoded by the coding sequence GTGAGCGAGAACCCCTTCGCCGACACGACGGAGTCGGATCTCTTGGCGGCGTTCGACGCGACGGACTACGTCGCGGGGGACGACATCGTGACCACGGTACTCCTGGCGCTTCGACTCGGCCGACCGCTCCTGATCGAGGGCGAGCCCGGTGCAGGCAAGACCGAACTGGCGAAGGCACTGGCCGAAGGGTTCGACACCGACCTCGTTCGTCTCCAGTGTTACGAAGGGCTGACCGCCGAGAACGCACTCTACGAGTGGAACTACACGAAGCAGTTGCTCGCCGTTCAGGCCGACGAGCACGGTGTTTCGGGCGACGACTCCGTGTTCACCGAGGAGTACCTCCTCGAGCGGCCGCTGGTACGGGCGCTGTCGGACGACCACGACCGACCGCCGGTGTTGCTCATCGACGAAATCGACCGAGCCGACGAGGAGTTCGAGGCGCTCTTGCTCGAGGTGCTGTCGGACTTTCAGGTGTCGATTCCCGAACTCGGAACCGTCAGTACCGATCGACCCCCGGTCGTGGTCATCACGTCCAACCGAACCCGCGGACTGAGTGACGCCCTGAAACGCCGGTGTCTGTACCTGCACGTCGAGCCGCCGTCGTTCGAGAAGGAACGGAACATCGTCGAGCGGAAAGTCCCCGAACTGGATGGGGCTGTCGCCGCGGAACTCTGTGGGGTGACCCAACGGCTCCGCGAGGAACCCTTCAGGAAGCATCCGGGCGTCGCGGAGACGCTCGACTGGGCGCGCGCAGTGGCCGAACTCCGGGCCGTCGACGACGACGACTCGCTGACGCCACGGGAAATAGAACACACTCTCGGCTGCCTGCTCAAGGAAGTCGAGGACATCGAACGGGTCGACGGGACACTGCTCGAAGCCCTCGTCGAATCCGCTCGTTCGGCCCGTATCGAGGCGGGGACGGGGTGA
- a CDS encoding glutamate--tRNA ligase, whose protein sequence is MDSELRERVERAARRHALLNAVKYDSDADVGAVMGPLMGENPDFRPHADEIPGVIGGIVAEVNDLSADERRAQLEELAPEELEELEAEDEADEHPLPDLPNVDDGVVMRAAPNPNGPWHLGHARMPAVIGTYKERYDGRFICRFDDTDPDTKRPDLDAYDAILNAIEYLGFDPDEVLRASDRLETYYDHARELIDRGGAYTCSCPQAEFSDLKNAGEPCPHRDKDAETTREEFEAMIDGDYSAGEMVLRVRTDITHKNPALRDWVAFRMIDRPHPRPEAADYRCWPMLDFQSGVDDHLTGVTHIIRGIDLQDSAKRQRFVYDYFDWEYPEVVHWGHVQVDEYDVKLSTSTIKELIDDGVLDGWDDPRAPTIASLKRRGIRGEAIVDAMIELGTSTSNVELSMSAVYANNRDLVDDGADRYFFVRDGVEKDLDGGPDAGHPPVHPEHEDRGRRDVPAGGAVLVEPADVPDEDARVWLKGFGCVRHTADGSFEYVGDDITAVREEGVPVIHWAPADDNVSVRLRTMDDDVTGVAEPGFADTAVDDVVQFERVGFARVDAHGDDESVAYFAHE, encoded by the coding sequence ATGGACTCCGAACTGCGCGAACGTGTCGAGCGAGCGGCGCGGCGACACGCACTCCTCAACGCGGTGAAGTACGACAGCGACGCGGACGTGGGCGCCGTTATGGGCCCGCTGATGGGCGAGAACCCCGACTTTCGCCCCCATGCCGACGAGATTCCCGGCGTCATCGGCGGCATCGTCGCGGAGGTGAACGACCTCTCGGCCGACGAGCGACGGGCACAACTCGAAGAACTCGCGCCCGAGGAACTCGAAGAACTGGAGGCCGAGGACGAGGCGGACGAACACCCCCTTCCCGACCTGCCGAACGTCGACGACGGCGTCGTCATGCGCGCCGCACCGAACCCGAACGGCCCGTGGCACCTCGGCCACGCGCGGATGCCGGCGGTGATCGGGACGTACAAGGAGCGGTACGACGGCCGCTTCATCTGCCGGTTCGACGACACCGATCCCGACACCAAGCGCCCGGACCTCGACGCCTACGACGCCATCCTCAACGCCATCGAGTATCTCGGCTTCGACCCCGACGAGGTGCTTCGGGCGAGCGACCGCCTCGAAACCTACTACGACCACGCCCGCGAGTTGATCGACCGCGGCGGCGCCTACACCTGTTCCTGTCCGCAGGCCGAGTTCTCCGACCTGAAGAACGCGGGCGAACCCTGCCCGCACCGCGACAAGGACGCCGAGACGACCCGGGAGGAGTTCGAGGCCATGATCGACGGCGATTACTCCGCCGGCGAGATGGTGCTCCGCGTCCGCACCGACATCACGCACAAGAACCCCGCGCTGCGGGACTGGGTGGCCTTCCGGATGATCGACCGCCCCCATCCGCGGCCCGAGGCGGCGGACTACCGATGCTGGCCCATGCTCGACTTCCAGTCTGGCGTCGACGACCACCTCACGGGCGTCACTCACATCATCCGCGGCATCGACCTGCAGGACTCCGCGAAGCGTCAGCGCTTCGTCTACGACTACTTCGACTGGGAGTACCCCGAAGTCGTCCACTGGGGTCACGTCCAGGTCGACGAGTACGACGTGAAACTCTCCACGTCGACGATCAAGGAACTGATCGACGACGGCGTTCTCGACGGCTGGGACGACCCGCGGGCACCCACCATCGCCAGCCTGAAGCGCCGGGGTATCCGCGGCGAGGCCATCGTCGACGCCATGATCGAACTTGGCACCTCCACGAGCAACGTCGAACTGTCGATGAGCGCCGTCTACGCCAACAACCGCGATCTGGTCGACGACGGAGCGGACCGGTACTTCTTCGTTCGCGACGGTGTGGAGAAGGACCTCGATGGCGGCCCCGACGCCGGCCACCCGCCGGTCCACCCCGAACACGAGGATCGGGGTCGGCGCGACGTGCCCGCTGGCGGCGCCGTCCTCGTCGAACCCGCGGACGTACCGGACGAGGACGCGCGGGTGTGGCTGAAAGGGTTCGGCTGCGTTCGACACACCGCTGACGGCTCCTTCGAGTACGTCGGCGACGACATCACCGCCGTCCGCGAGGAGGGCGTGCCGGTGATCCACTGGGCGCCCGCAGACGACAACGTTTCCGTCCGCCTGCGGACGATGGACGACGACGTGACGGGCGTCGCGGAGCCCGGATTCGCGGACACGGCCGTCGACGACGTGGTGCAGTTCGAACGGGTCGGGTTCGCGCGGGTCGATGCACACGGCGACGACGAGTCGGTGGCGTACTTCGCACACGAGTAA
- a CDS encoding SRPBCC domain-containing protein, translating into MEFDGTFTIEDVSAEEVWLSLSDPHMIKRSLPGCQFLTRVEDPDEVDFEALREADTDEDPPLLPDADPDVVKARGFETGQHYAALMEISVGSVNPSFRTTVTIDEWDFPAGGASGQGEASGSSFEMNSRMSITEHDDGVDIEWGAEADIFGRIAKMGQRVINPVANRVVNRFFGNMEEQLTAVADEDSDGLRDRIRGMF; encoded by the coding sequence ATGGAGTTCGACGGAACGTTCACCATTGAGGACGTATCGGCCGAGGAGGTCTGGCTCTCCCTCTCCGATCCGCACATGATAAAACGGTCGCTGCCCGGCTGTCAGTTCCTGACCCGAGTCGAAGATCCGGACGAGGTGGACTTCGAGGCGTTGCGCGAGGCGGACACAGACGAAGACCCGCCACTCTTGCCCGACGCGGACCCCGACGTAGTGAAAGCGCGGGGCTTCGAAACGGGCCAGCACTACGCGGCGCTGATGGAGATTAGCGTCGGCTCGGTCAACCCGAGCTTCCGGACGACCGTTACCATCGACGAGTGGGACTTTCCCGCGGGCGGTGCCTCGGGCCAGGGCGAAGCGAGCGGCAGTTCCTTCGAGATGAACTCCCGAATGTCCATTACGGAACACGACGACGGGGTCGACATCGAGTGGGGCGCAGAGGCGGATATCTTCGGTCGAATCGCCAAGATGGGCCAGCGGGTCATCAATCCTGTCGCGAACCGCGTCGTCAACCGCTTTTTCGGCAACATGGAGGAACAGCTCACGGCGGTTGCGGACGAGGACTCCGACGGGCTCCGTGACCGTATTCGAGGGATGTTCTGA
- a CDS encoding D-2-hydroxyacid dehydrogenase yields the protein MTEPDILVLRQKVHGMSPSSYGAKLRDRLPDHEVAVATTPDEERDLIQRARVATGIHFDTSWLDHAENLDLFACAYAGTGHLDIDALADAGVAVTNAAGVHGPNISEYVIGALVAHERQFRRAREQQERNHWQAYPVRELYDSTAAVVGLGAIGEALVERLDAFGVDTIGVRYTPEKGGPTDEVVGFDSIHSALARADYVILACPLTDTTRGLIDADALASMRTDALLVNVARGPIVDTDDLVTALRDDDIRAATLDVTDPEPLPADHPLWSFENVQITPHNAGNTPKYYDRLADILATNLRRIEETGETAGLENQVV from the coding sequence ATGACCGAGCCGGATATCCTCGTCTTGCGACAGAAAGTCCACGGAATGTCCCCGTCGTCGTACGGGGCGAAACTCCGCGACCGCCTCCCCGATCACGAGGTGGCCGTCGCCACCACCCCCGACGAGGAGCGTGACCTGATCCAGCGCGCCCGCGTCGCGACGGGCATCCACTTCGACACGTCGTGGCTGGACCACGCCGAGAATCTCGACCTGTTCGCCTGCGCCTACGCGGGGACGGGCCATCTCGACATCGACGCCCTCGCGGACGCTGGCGTCGCCGTCACCAACGCCGCCGGCGTCCACGGCCCCAACATCTCCGAGTACGTGATCGGTGCCCTCGTCGCCCACGAGCGCCAGTTCCGGCGGGCGCGGGAACAACAGGAGCGCAACCACTGGCAGGCGTACCCCGTCCGCGAACTCTACGACAGCACCGCCGCCGTCGTCGGCCTCGGTGCCATCGGGGAGGCGCTCGTCGAGCGACTGGACGCCTTCGGCGTCGACACCATCGGCGTCCGGTACACGCCCGAGAAGGGCGGCCCGACCGACGAGGTGGTCGGCTTCGATTCGATCCACAGCGCCCTCGCCCGCGCGGACTACGTGATCCTCGCGTGCCCGCTGACGGACACCACGCGTGGCCTGATCGACGCCGATGCCCTCGCGTCGATGCGCACCGACGCCCTCCTCGTCAACGTCGCCCGCGGCCCCATCGTCGACACCGACGACCTCGTGACCGCGCTTCGCGACGACGACATCCGCGCCGCGACGCTGGACGTGACCGATCCCGAACCCCTCCCCGCGGATCACCCGCTCTGGTCGTTCGAGAACGTCCAGATCACGCCCCACAACGCCGGCAACACGCCGAAATACTACGACCGCCTCGCGGACATCCTCGCGACGAACCTCCGGCGGATCGAGGAGACCGGCGAGACGGCGGGGCTGGAGAATCAGGTGGTGTAA
- a CDS encoding ester cyclase, translating into MTDRETTIRIAEQMDEFWNERNLALAEEFIAEEFVGHMIGDDDLHGRDEYTAWAEGVAAMFPDFELEFEPMFVEDELLCGQWTLTGTHEGLLPDLGIEPTGKEVEFSGLFIDRLADGRVVEMWHQIDYLTLMQQLGAISE; encoded by the coding sequence ATGACTGACCGAGAGACTACGATCCGAATCGCCGAACAGATGGACGAATTCTGGAACGAGCGGAATCTCGCCCTCGCCGAGGAGTTCATCGCCGAGGAGTTCGTCGGCCACATGATCGGTGACGACGACTTGCACGGCCGGGACGAGTACACGGCGTGGGCCGAGGGCGTCGCCGCGATGTTTCCCGACTTCGAACTCGAGTTCGAACCGATGTTCGTCGAAGACGAACTACTCTGTGGGCAGTGGACCCTCACCGGGACTCACGAGGGACTGCTCCCCGATTTAGGGATCGAACCGACCGGCAAGGAGGTCGAGTTCTCCGGCCTCTTCATCGACCGGCTAGCGGACGGGCGCGTCGTCGAGATGTGGCACCAGATCGACTATCTCACGCTCATGCAACAACTGGGAGCGATATCCGAGTGA
- a CDS encoding NAD(P)/FAD-dependent oxidoreductase, with protein sequence MEHVDVAVVGGGPAGASAAHAAADAGASALVFEKGVPRADREGLGPDSTDAAGILDYWVDIMGIHPDEFPDGIVLSELDRATFVGPSERCVLRSTGIESSYDTFGYTFHRARFDDWLRERAENAGADYRVGVSVKDVETDLDGDPRHTLRLASGDAVGADYLILADGPQRTVTNRVLDRFLPFPVTDRLGTTTANHIAYQEHRRLPPAVAEELRGSITFWWGYIPGHTAYPWIFPNDDDVARIGLTMPIGLDIDAVADRDAYALLRPEDESIPSGSEYLRRLLEHEYGDEYDVPGDFPLVEDRGKSKGTETYPISSTRPVDSPVGADIAVVGGAMGTTSAFHEGGDHVAVRTGRIAGDLAGSGDLSGYNDAWKEAIGDEILRNVTMADMARDYQPADWDRIFRTARKMLADESGDELLTRTFAAGWDAIKLLVSYRWQKRKLRKKGYASVREDEYVY encoded by the coding sequence ATGGAACACGTGGACGTGGCCGTCGTCGGCGGCGGGCCAGCCGGCGCGTCGGCGGCCCACGCGGCCGCCGACGCCGGTGCGTCCGCGCTCGTCTTCGAGAAGGGCGTCCCCCGGGCGGACCGCGAGGGCCTCGGCCCCGACTCGACCGACGCGGCCGGCATCCTCGACTACTGGGTCGACATCATGGGTATCCACCCCGACGAATTCCCCGACGGCATCGTGTTGTCGGAACTCGACCGCGCGACGTTCGTCGGGCCGAGCGAACGCTGCGTCCTCCGCAGTACCGGCATCGAATCGTCGTACGACACCTTCGGCTACACCTTCCACCGGGCGCGCTTCGACGACTGGCTCCGCGAGCGCGCCGAAAACGCCGGCGCCGACTACCGCGTCGGCGTGAGCGTCAAGGACGTGGAGACGGACCTCGACGGCGACCCGCGTCACACACTCCGCCTCGCCAGCGGCGACGCCGTCGGCGCGGACTATCTGATTCTCGCAGACGGCCCACAGCGCACCGTCACCAACCGCGTCCTCGACCGCTTCCTCCCCTTCCCCGTCACCGACCGTCTCGGGACGACGACGGCCAACCACATCGCGTATCAGGAACATCGGCGACTCCCGCCCGCGGTGGCGGAAGAACTCCGGGGCTCGATCACGTTCTGGTGGGGGTACATCCCCGGCCACACCGCCTACCCGTGGATCTTCCCGAACGACGACGACGTGGCTCGCATCGGCCTGACGATGCCCATCGGCCTCGACATCGACGCCGTGGCCGACCGCGACGCGTACGCCCTCCTCCGCCCAGAGGACGAGTCGATCCCGAGCGGGAGCGAGTACCTCCGGCGCCTCCTCGAACACGAGTACGGCGACGAGTACGACGTGCCCGGCGACTTCCCCCTCGTCGAGGACCGGGGCAAGTCGAAAGGGACCGAAACCTACCCCATCTCCTCGACCCGTCCCGTCGACTCGCCGGTCGGGGCGGACATTGCCGTCGTCGGCGGCGCGATGGGCACCACCTCGGCGTTCCACGAGGGCGGCGACCACGTGGCCGTCCGTACCGGACGGATCGCAGGTGACCTCGCCGGCAGTGGCGACCTCTCGGGGTACAACGACGCGTGGAAGGAGGCCATCGGCGACGAGATTCTGCGGAACGTGACGATGGCCGACATGGCGCGGGACTACCAGCCTGCGGACTGGGATCGGATCTTCCGCACCGCGCGGAAGATGCTCGCCGACGAGTCGGGGGACGAACTGCTCACGCGGACGTTCGCCGCCGGGTGGGACGCGATCAAACTCCTCGTCAGTTACCGGTGGCAGAAGCGGAAGCTCCGGAAGAAGGGCTACGCGAGCGTTCGAGAGGACGAGTACGTCTACTGA
- a CDS encoding fumarylacetoacetate hydrolase family protein, with protein MKRARIAVDGEIHAGEYRDGVVETDAGQFVVGEDGHLAPPCEPSALYCVGRNFAETLDQMEYDVPDQPAFFIKPPASIVAHEEPIPYPTFSDEVTYAGELCAVIDERCHDLEEDEVPDVIRGYTIMNDVDALDQPGRTARKAFDGSGPLGPWIETDLDPHGIDMYTDVSGERRQEANTELMLFDPYHIVSFLSERFTFRPGDVIAFGSPANPGLIEPGDTVEIWYEGVGTLRNEVAPPDR; from the coding sequence ATGAAACGCGCACGCATCGCGGTCGACGGTGAGATTCACGCCGGCGAGTACCGTGACGGCGTCGTCGAAACGGACGCCGGACAGTTCGTCGTCGGTGAGGACGGCCACCTCGCACCCCCGTGTGAGCCGTCGGCGCTCTACTGTGTCGGCCGGAACTTCGCCGAGACGCTCGACCAGATGGAGTACGACGTGCCGGACCAGCCGGCCTTCTTCATCAAACCCCCGGCCTCCATCGTCGCCCACGAGGAGCCGATTCCCTACCCAACCTTCTCCGACGAGGTGACGTACGCGGGCGAACTCTGTGCCGTGATCGACGAGCGGTGTCACGACCTGGAGGAAGACGAGGTGCCCGACGTGATCCGTGGCTACACCATCATGAACGACGTGGACGCCCTCGATCAGCCCGGGCGGACGGCGCGCAAGGCCTTCGACGGCTCCGGCCCGCTCGGCCCGTGGATCGAGACGGACCTCGATCCCCACGGCATCGACATGTACACCGACGTGAGCGGCGAGCGTCGACAGGAGGCCAACACCGAACTGATGCTGTTCGACCCCTACCACATCGTCTCCTTCCTCTCCGAGCGGTTCACCTTCCGCCCCGGCGACGTGATCGCGTTCGGCAGTCCCGCGAACCCCGGCCTGATCGAACCCGGCGACACCGTGGAAATCTGGTACGAGGGCGTCGGGACGTTGCGGAACGAGGTCGCGCCACCGGATCGGTAA
- a CDS encoding aminotransferase family protein, whose product MADPAHDLVSESIPHWYGGDSDDVLSLVDGDGVVVTDDEGNEYLDFNAQLYCVNAGHGDERIVEAIREQASRIAYVSASKHNDTRTELASRLAEITPGELNDVFFSVSGSEANEAAVQFAREYTGARKVLTRYRSYHGATYGAGSLTGDPETRNAVERYAAMTGAAKFLPPVAHRSPFDADSPEDLARQAADHLAYVIQQEGPDSIAAVLMEPVGGTSGAYPAPADYWQRVRDICDEYDILLIADEVITGFGRCGEWFGIQTEDVVPDLLTFAKGITSAYVPLAGVAVHPDIAAHLRESGIDVGQTFAGHPLACAAGVAALDAYEDGLIENARARSDHLEARLRELEAHDAVGDVRGRGLLWAVEFTDPETGEPFLHPWVDDGDNPVRDVIGETQERGVLVGGGRPKTQIILSPPLPVTDAEIDRAVDAIDSAIASVFE is encoded by the coding sequence ATGGCCGATCCAGCCCACGACCTCGTCTCCGAGTCGATTCCCCACTGGTACGGCGGCGACAGCGACGACGTCCTCTCGCTCGTCGACGGCGACGGCGTCGTCGTCACCGACGACGAGGGTAACGAGTACCTCGACTTCAACGCTCAGCTCTACTGTGTCAACGCCGGCCACGGCGACGAGCGGATCGTCGAGGCCATCCGCGAGCAGGCTTCCCGGATCGCCTACGTCTCCGCCTCGAAGCACAACGACACGCGGACGGAACTCGCCAGCCGTCTCGCCGAGATCACGCCGGGCGAGTTGAACGACGTGTTCTTCTCTGTCTCGGGGAGCGAGGCCAACGAGGCGGCCGTCCAGTTCGCCCGCGAGTACACCGGCGCCCGGAAGGTGCTGACGCGGTATCGCTCCTATCACGGCGCCACCTACGGCGCGGGGTCGTTGACTGGCGATCCCGAGACGCGTAACGCGGTGGAGCGCTACGCCGCCATGACGGGTGCCGCGAAGTTCCTCCCACCGGTCGCCCATCGCTCCCCCTTCGACGCCGACTCCCCCGAGGACCTCGCGAGACAGGCCGCCGATCATCTGGCGTACGTGATCCAGCAGGAGGGACCGGACTCCATCGCGGCCGTCCTGATGGAGCCAGTCGGCGGGACGAGCGGCGCGTATCCGGCGCCAGCGGATTACTGGCAACGGGTGCGCGACATCTGCGACGAGTACGACATCCTCCTGATCGCGGACGAGGTCATCACCGGCTTCGGCCGGTGTGGCGAGTGGTTCGGCATCCAGACCGAGGACGTGGTGCCCGACCTGCTCACGTTCGCGAAGGGGATCACGAGCGCGTACGTCCCGCTCGCGGGCGTGGCCGTCCACCCCGACATCGCCGCCCACCTCCGCGAGTCGGGTATCGACGTTGGCCAGACGTTCGCCGGGCACCCGCTCGCCTGCGCCGCTGGGGTAGCCGCCCTCGACGCCTACGAAGACGGCCTGATCGAGAACGCCCGGGCACGGAGCGACCATCTCGAAGCCCGCCTGCGCGAACTCGAGGCTCACGACGCCGTCGGCGACGTGCGCGGTCGGGGCCTGCTCTGGGCGGTGGAGTTCACCGATCCCGAGACGGGAGAGCCGTTCCTCCACCCGTGGGTCGACGACGGTGACAACCCCGTGCGTGACGTGATCGGCGAGACTCAGGAGCGGGGCGTCCTCGTCGGCGGCGGCCGGCCGAAGACCCAGATCATTCTCTCCCCGCCCCTGCCCGTCACGGACGCGGAGATCGACCGGGCGGTCGACGCCATCGATTCGGCGATTGCGTCGGTGTTCGAGTAA